In Mycobacterium sp. Aquia_216, a genomic segment contains:
- a CDS encoding sulfate/molybdate ABC transporter ATP-binding protein: MSELQLRAVVADRQLDVEFSVSPGEVLAVLGPNGAGKSTALHVIAGLVRPDEGVVRLGDRVLTDTAAGVDVATHDRRVGLLLQDPLLFPHLSVAANVAFGPRSRRGMFRSGRATEKQAALRWLREVDAEQFADRKPRQLSGGQAQRVAIARALAAEPDVLLLDEPLTGLDVGAAAAIRAVLRTVVARSGCAVILITHDLLDVFTLADRALVLESGKISEVGPVPQVLTAPRSHFGARLAGVNLVSGTIGPDGALHARSGVHWYGTPAQQLGAELTTGQNAIAVFPPTAVAVYRGPPHGSPRNCVELDVSELDIRGPSVVVRGQEQPDGAPGLAAEITVDAAAELQLTPGDRVWFSVKALEVALYPAAPHHTNQR; this comes from the coding sequence GTGAGCGAGTTGCAGCTTCGTGCGGTCGTGGCCGACCGCCAGCTCGACGTGGAGTTCTCGGTGTCGCCCGGCGAGGTGCTCGCGGTGCTGGGACCCAACGGCGCGGGAAAGTCGACCGCCCTGCACGTCATCGCCGGGCTGGTTCGCCCCGACGAGGGGGTAGTGCGGTTGGGCGACCGGGTGTTGACCGACACGGCGGCCGGGGTGGACGTGGCGACGCACGATCGTCGGGTCGGGCTCCTGCTGCAGGACCCGTTGCTGTTCCCGCACCTGAGCGTCGCCGCCAACGTGGCGTTCGGACCGCGTAGCCGTCGCGGCATGTTCCGTTCGGGCCGCGCCACGGAGAAGCAGGCGGCGCTGCGCTGGCTGCGCGAGGTGGATGCCGAGCAGTTCGCCGACCGCAAACCCCGCCAGCTGTCCGGCGGTCAGGCTCAGCGGGTCGCGATCGCGCGAGCGTTGGCCGCCGAACCCGATGTGTTGCTGCTCGACGAGCCGCTGACCGGCCTGGATGTCGGGGCGGCCGCGGCCATCCGCGCGGTGTTGCGCACCGTGGTCGCCCGCAGCGGCTGCGCGGTCATCCTGATCACCCACGACCTGCTGGATGTGTTCACCCTGGCCGACCGGGCGCTGGTGCTGGAATCCGGGAAGATCTCCGAAGTCGGGCCGGTGCCCCAGGTGCTCACCGCGCCGCGCAGCCATTTCGGCGCCCGGCTCGCGGGGGTCAACCTGGTCAGCGGAACCATCGGACCGGACGGCGCACTGCACGCCCGCTCCGGCGTCCACTGGTACGGGACCCCCGCCCAGCAGCTGGGCGCCGAGCTGACCACCGGGCAGAACGCGATCGCGGTGTTCCCGCCAACGGCAGTGGCCGTCTACCGCGGGCCACCGCACGGCAGTCCACGCAACTGCGTCGAGCTCGACGTTTCGGAGCTGGACATCCGCGGACCCTCGGTTGTGGTGCGCGGCCAGGAGCAGCCCGACGGAGCCCCGGGCCTGGCCGCCGAGATCACCGTCGACGCCGCCGCCGAGCTGCAGCTGACCCCCGGAGACCGGGTGTGGTTTTCCGTCAAAGCTCTCGAAGTGGCGC
- a CDS encoding ABC transporter permease, producing the protein MTRRCSNLPRWVFVPAALGAFFVVLPLLAIAIKVDWPNFWSLVTSSSSKTALLLSLKTAAASTVLCVLLGVPMALVLARSTARLVRLLRPLILLPLVLPPVVGGIALLYAFGRLGLIGQYLEAAGISIAFSTTAVVLAQTFVSLPFLVISLEGAARTAGSDYEVVAATLGARPSTVWWRVTLPLLLPGLMSGGVLAFARSLGEFGATLTFAGSRQGVTRTLPLEIYLQRVNDTNAAVALSILLVAVAALVVLGLGARRLTGTDAR; encoded by the coding sequence ATTACCAGACGTTGTAGCAACCTGCCCCGCTGGGTGTTTGTCCCGGCCGCCCTGGGGGCCTTCTTTGTCGTGCTGCCGTTGCTGGCGATCGCGATCAAGGTTGATTGGCCGAATTTCTGGTCGCTGGTCACCAGCTCGTCGTCCAAGACCGCCCTACTGCTGAGCCTGAAGACCGCCGCCGCGAGCACCGTGCTGTGCGTGCTGCTGGGCGTGCCGATGGCGCTGGTCCTGGCGCGCAGCACCGCGCGGCTGGTCCGGCTGCTGCGGCCGCTGATCCTGCTGCCCCTCGTGCTGCCGCCCGTGGTGGGTGGCATTGCCTTGCTCTACGCGTTCGGCCGGCTCGGATTGATCGGTCAGTACCTGGAAGCCGCCGGAATCAGCATCGCCTTCAGCACGACCGCCGTCGTGCTGGCACAGACCTTCGTCTCGTTGCCGTTCCTGGTGATCTCCCTCGAGGGCGCGGCCCGCACCGCGGGATCCGACTACGAGGTGGTCGCGGCCACGCTCGGGGCGCGCCCCAGCACGGTGTGGTGGCGGGTCACCCTGCCGCTGCTGCTGCCGGGCCTGATGTCCGGGGGAGTGCTGGCGTTCGCCCGCTCGCTGGGGGAGTTCGGCGCGACGCTGACGTTCGCGGGTTCGCGACAGGGAGTCACCCGCACCCTGCCCCTGGAGATCTACCTGCAACGGGTGAACGACACGAATGCCGCTGTGGCACTGTCGATCCTGCTTGTGGCGGTGGCCGCACTGGTGGTGCTCGGCCTGGGCGCTCGCCGGCTGACCGGAACAGACGCGAGGTAG
- a CDS encoding class I SAM-dependent methyltransferase yields MTTPDFAQAGLFFGHNLQSRSDAPTTPNAPGELERWFDEHTDGDGVWKWRHYFDIYERHFRKFVGREVHLLEIGIYSGGSLEMWRKYFGDGLHLYGVDIAPEVVTYESDTVKILVGDQGDPNFWVRALAEIPRLDIVIDDGGHEPHQQRVTLESLLPVLSPGGVFLCEDIHHPRNEFWNYVNGLERNLHHWEVQAVGPGREATIGPSNFQRLISSVHQYPYVVVLERRDEPLATLQSERRGTNWQPFNSGAHGVGTNRPQRAE; encoded by the coding sequence ATGACGACGCCGGACTTCGCGCAGGCCGGGTTGTTCTTTGGGCACAACCTGCAGTCGCGGAGCGACGCGCCGACCACGCCAAACGCGCCGGGTGAGCTGGAGCGCTGGTTCGACGAACACACCGATGGCGACGGTGTCTGGAAGTGGCGGCACTACTTCGACATCTATGAGCGGCACTTCCGCAAGTTCGTCGGCCGTGAGGTCCACCTGCTGGAGATCGGGATCTACAGCGGCGGCAGCCTCGAGATGTGGCGCAAGTACTTCGGCGACGGCCTGCACCTCTATGGTGTCGATATCGCTCCTGAGGTCGTCACCTACGAATCCGACACGGTGAAGATTCTGGTCGGCGATCAGGGCGACCCGAACTTCTGGGTGCGAGCGCTGGCCGAGATCCCGAGGCTCGACATCGTGATCGATGACGGCGGCCACGAGCCGCACCAGCAGCGCGTCACCCTCGAGTCGCTGCTGCCGGTGCTCTCACCTGGCGGAGTGTTCCTCTGCGAGGACATCCATCACCCCCGCAACGAATTCTGGAACTACGTGAACGGACTGGAGCGCAACCTCCACCATTGGGAGGTCCAGGCGGTCGGACCGGGCCGCGAGGCGACGATCGGGCCGAGCAACTTCCAGCGGCTGATCTCCTCGGTCCACCAGTATCCGTACGTGGTCGTGCTGGAGCGCCGCGACGAGCCCCTCGCGACTCTGCAGTCGGAGCGCCGCGGGACCAACTGGCAGCCTTTCAACAGCGGTGCGCACGGTGTCGGCACCAACCGACCGCAGCGCGCCGAGTAG